The following are encoded in a window of Psilocybe cubensis strain MGC-MH-2018 chromosome 4, whole genome shotgun sequence genomic DNA:
- a CDS encoding hypothetical protein (Uncharacterized protein L662) yields MPVTFDVAPHHARPIFDPHRRLKYPQDLLIAHISRIGKLAPSSSSNTEQQPKVICMQSSFSDGCFTQDIRCERNGFVQAVTHAYNRHHNLVIRPDDVWVAILSQFSLYVNKNSENLRSQFVDRKGKKKLIVQMPGTRHTSDFGNLATQMTELISQNIVNTKLKSWILPGFTTTTPHDIVVCSVLMMATMKSYFDYEMSLCGLPSVTLEGEKSDWEKLYAKLDLLETFGKEPENWVKLLRPVFKRFVQAFDGKPDIDFWNKVSHHYSLGSGTRWLSGWITAFCVWDSQGNWQAKSERVPVDNFGKKMYHPCLEVDGIRYPSIDSVDIPMGFCQVDIRVIDGEGTTDCVMVSGHMANVVEGDDKDTLRPLPSWFMYKNPESKTRKVEEMSIAEEEKMEDTIPDPKVQKTLYTTIYVSLGW; encoded by the exons ATGCCAGTGACATTCGACGTCGCTCCTCACCACGCCAGACCAATTTTCGACCCTCACCGTCGCCTGAAATACCCTCAAGATCTCCTCATTGCCCATATATCCCGGATCGGTAAATTGGCGCCTAGCTCCAGTTCCAATACCGAGCAACAACCCAAAGTGATATGCATGCAAAGTTCATTCAGTGACGGCTGTTTCACTCAAGACATTCGATGTGAAAGAAATGGCTTCGTGCAAGCGGTCACCCATGCCTACAACAGACATCATAATCTGGTCATAAG ACCTGACGACGTTTGGGTGGCCATCCTATCGCAATTTAGCCTGTA TGTGAACAAAAATAGTGAAAACCTCCGTTCCCAATTCGTGGACcgcaaagggaaaaaaaagCTCATTGTCCAAATGCCTGGGACGCGACACACATCCGATTTCGGCAACTTAGCCACACAAATGACTGAGTTAATAAGCCAGAAT ATCGTCAACACCAAGTTAAAATCATGGATACTCCCTGGGTTTACTACAACAACACCGCATGACATCGTGGTCTGTTCCGTGCTGATGATGGCTACCATGAAGAG TTATTTTGACTATGAAATGTCGCTGTGTGGGCTTCCATCAGTCACCCTAGAAGGAGAAAAGTCGGATTGGGAAAAGCTATACGCCAAACTAGACTTATTGGAAACATTCGGCAAAGAACCCGAAAATTGGGTCAAGCTACTACGGCCTGTGTTCAAAAGGTTTGTACAAGCTTTTGACGGAAAACCCGATATCGACTTCTGGAATAAAGTCAGTCACCACTACTCCCTTGGATCCGGAACGCGGTGGTTATCAGGATGGATAACGGCGTTCTGCGTATGGGATAGCCAAGGGAACTGGCAGGCCAAGTCCGAACGAGTACCTGTTGACAATTTTGgcaaaaaaatgtatcatCCTTGCCTTGAGGTTGATGGCATCCGCTATCCGTCAATCGACAGTGTAGATATCCCGATGGGATTTTGCCAGGTCGACATTCGGGTTATTGATGGTGAAGGCACAACAGATTGTGTGATGGTATCTGGACATATGGCCAACGTTGTTGAAGGCGATGACAAGGACACTTTGCGCCCTTTACCCTCTTGGTTCATGTACAAAAACCCTGAATCGAAAACAAGGAAGGTAGAGGAGATGTCAATagctgaagaagaaaagatggaAGATACTATACCTGACCCAAAGGTGCAGAAAACGTTATATACCACCATCT ATGTTTCGCTCGGCTGGTAG
- a CDS encoding Nucleoporin nup184 — MSGDNYPRSDLIDVSYIQLHQYLTTNQDAHRPAKLKEYLKPRHLQFSNVKDPFGKPSAESKKAVDSGSVTLPDGVVLRVENADKRFVYAISSKFNIDEIQALIMLRSYVYNEGMPASDDDSEDQMIEQLVEAIGPFYHAERIHLLRTLIPLFRAKENENDALHEVAVYFLPKVVQDGPKFALSLVAQYLEKTKAELPEQFNQEPRSATAWAKQNLREQLVLLEVLFWTMWAYVSCSGPLVVSIFEAAYGTTLGSEQSNSTLLLDEESRQLQDDCAAMWILITIEILELEMIGGDEPVIELSEKPTRTDVYWTSIDSVKRLHNIVSSNTDSRYSCTYLAWTYALARIEEAAFRIINIPEPWRALLAEINPPMHTGRTYVKDWERTWVTMSKTCVQPEVGLLGLLKSLLTKSPLFVTSVAWKTGSSVTDPNAIAYRSVLKGLITALAELVPVENIPNFDDLVDVWISLYGRSESASVAEICQQFWRNDWNHGIARRAIFDVARSRFPIQVKPLIRLLRAMTGSGFLDTDPLYTSDYNPDKVIGEERTTCARFVYYYLGSLSSYSQVVPLSQCTGAHALYERQTERYGQSSANPGVNYTNLRPIRLPGGSILPARSTGLVLNGDGADHVVIRWQHQHSGWKVILEILTDYVNRRRMDFGSAGGYQDVSFARRGASQPKTLKMQDIGMEMDSEGDDSTITDILDLVRSLIRGNPAQAETLMQALEEGEAVVSHTTTEAQPPGMVQLTTMILEEALSRSNSRTRSGVPAKLITSALSVLSALLAIPNYSNRVWLYIRSTTNLFGTDRSPGFASVALSVERATGIYTMTLALLNLVGQLFREAVISILPENAKLQQLKEEVLLRAARFVHTEIWVEHMSWKYAQLGDRFEIGSQVVALYNLVLDHSSPTLAERPFSVLSQSIGDILLFKATTSTINPIISSISSSAQVLRMLYGSRRHADIRRLLFLLQESLRLCRLILTHKIRSSMASRPCLLEQALCARVNGGPPSFDATNNRNDPIDVLANYLREKEEGSTVPLESAKVLCGLITSLSLSYTSPPTIIGHLSNPEAIVTTLVRITEHPYDELALRKTVWNFITLAVDKEPALATLFVSGKSRTPGEFKEGKEKETLGNGGDKGKGKEKESEEAKENGKEKKLDAIWRAVTALDSARETLVTWKELWDTNAMLLSCVLRFLDTVWQHALEHKAAVEPLRTDKSFWELLVAIACEEVGPVPTYETTEMVILEGIPRSSLHEAVQMHAYRTLAKSHATNIITRDIGLHLQLHGSDVPRKKPESYIQLETCLKDQDRLTDILSEAAPSSYAPELHDQLTELLTDRFVGLTLEQLEVQEPVAERDYGDNFAFSLDLLRTRLQAYPVEVSMDEPGDKAEMLLLSINLNLSLVHAESALIESWVTLLKQTIPYLRGDAGVRSHMLAIAASISFDVAGEKRGGDMMASIHGARLSLILALLEVTWFSSSDKAEEIKAFMELFENLRAIVLNEYQSPARSFLSNLPNPFHRPLLQIIYFCSKQARIMLKRPKTMNSAQRLAISQIVEAILSFVIESLRVVFIAARSRADIDLDRDMELLVAVFHQCTRPDIDAPSVFWLSKCQETDVIKASLELFVHIDLVGLSDLPLLLSRKEPLYSPHILLFHMSLVSHRVAAERFASEGVLSAYSNNFISSAISSGMIDVVLPELPGQRSPAHIAYCSMISIVATVISALGRTNHYFDADACGFVQLYGDQISRTLSWTIGDPITLPLLEEIDQVINLFYAIATSVPASAKSDPVVEKVLRVFTTRALHLLQQVNYAITHPNHLATLYEPVTQDERIRFEKAQSQPDPTKRSFVTNLIHRLYQISTNLVGTLVTISRADSVLSRGVEDWPTSEALIVPHSKVVLGEPASLGTLLELGNRSLDLLRTLVQRPPGQGATDPSALPGSYATALEVKQGVIIIRQNLEEILLYSVTQLAMWLSKPGFDAAPADSDMDENQGMDVSRPDGGKERRPRSMTMAERLRRGITGEMAGDLQSLLTKSKPILVASDTIIGENSTDLTQVLLNFLHERIGGSS, encoded by the exons ATGTCTGGCGACAACTACCCGCGCTCAGACTTGATCGATGT ATCCTACATACAGCTTCATCAGTACCTTACCACCAACCAGGATGCTCATCGCCCTGCAAAACTTAAAGAATACCTGAAGCCTCGTCACCTGCAGTTTTCTAATGTTAAGGATCCATTCGGAAAACCTTCTGCCGAATCCAAGAAGGCTGTGGACAGCGGCTCGGTCACTTTGCCGGATGGCGTTGTTCTACGCGTTGAAAATGCAGACAAGAGATTTGTGTATGCAATCAGTTCTAAATTCAACATTGACGAAATTCAAGCACTCATAATGCTCCGGTCGTACGTCTATAACGAGGGAATGCCTGCCTCCGATGACGACTCGGAAGACCAAATGATCGAGCAACTTGTCGAAGCCATCGGTCCATTTTACCACGCAGAACGTATCCATCTTCTCCGGACGCTCATTCCCTTGTTCCGCgcgaaagaaaatgaaaatgatgcatTGCACGAAGTGGCCGTGTACTTTCTGCCAAAGGTCGTTCAAGACGGTCCTAAATTTGCCCTGTCACTCGTCGCGCAATAtctggagaagacgaaagCAGAGCTGCCAGAACAGTTTAACCAGGAGCCAAGGAGTGCAACAGCATGGGCGAAGCAGAATCTGAGGGAGCAACTTGTGCTGTTGGAGGTTCTTTTCTGGACGATGTGGGCGTATGTGTCGTGTAGTGGTCCGTTGGTGGtgtccatatttgaagcTGCATACGGTACGACACTGGGATCGGAGCAATCAAACAGCACGCTTCTACTCGATGAAGAAAGCCGACAGCTTCAAGACGATTGTGCTGCCATGTGGATTTTAATCACCATCGAAATCCTGGAGTTGGAAATGATAGGTGGCGACGAACCAGTCATTGAGCTTTCAGAAAAACCGACCAGAACAGATGTCTATTGGACGTCTATCGATAGCGTCAAGCGACTCCATAACATTGTTTCATCCAACACCGACAGTCGATACTCATGTACATATCTAGCTTGGACATATGCACTTGCGCGTATCGAAGAAGCGGCTTTTCGAATAATCAACATCCCAGAACCATGGCGAGCGTTACTGGCTGAAATTAACCCCCCGATGCATACCGGTCGAACTTATGTCAAAGACTGGGAACGAACATGGGTCaccatgtcaaaaacatgTGTACAACCAGAAGTTGGATTGCTTGGCCTTCTGAAAAGTCTTCTCACCAAATCCCCTCTATTCGTCACGTCCGTAGCTTGGAAGACAGGTTCCTCTGTCACAGATCCTAACGCCATTGCATACCGGTCTGTTTTGAAAG GCTTAATTACAGCTCTTGCCGAACTCGTACCCGTGGAAAATATTCCAAATTTTGACGACCTTGTGGATGTTTGGATTTCCCTCTACGGTCGGAGTGAAAGTGCATCTGTGGCGGAAATTTGCCAACAATTCTGGAGAAATGACTGGAATCATGGCATAGCTCGTCGAGCTATCTTCGATGTAGCAAGATCACGCTTCCCGATTCAAGTCAAACCCCTCATACGACTACTTCGTGCAATGACTGGATCAGGCTTCCTTGACACAGATCCCCTGTACACTTCCGATTACAACCCCGATAAGGTTATTGGAGAAGAACGTACAACCTGTGCGCGCTTCGTATACTACTACCTAGGCAGCTTATCCTCGTATTCGCAAGTTGTCCCATTAAGTCAATGCACAGGAGCACATGCACTGTACGAGCGTCAAACGGAGCGGTATGGTCAAAGTAGTGCAAACCCAGGTGTCAACTACACTAACTTGCGCCCCATTCGACTTCCTGGAGGATCTATTCTTCCCGCTAGGTCAACGGGCCTCGTACTCAACGGAGATGGCGCCGACCATGTTGTTATTCGGTGGCAACACCAGCACTCAGGTTGGAAAGTCATTCTGGAAATCCTGACGGACTATGTCAATCGGAGGCGAATGGATTTCGGATCAGCAGGGGGTTATCAGGATGTCTCATTTGCTCGTCGAGGGGCGTCGCAACCGAAGACGCTGAAGATGCAAGATATTGGGATGGAGATGGACTCCGAGGGAGACGACTCCACTATCACGGACATCCTTGATCTTGTGCGCAGTCTCATTAGGGGGAATCCTGCACAGGCCGAAACACTCATGCAGGCACTTGAAGAGGGTGAGGCCGTGGTCAGTCATACTACAACGGAAGCACAACCTCCCGGTATGGTTCAATTGACGACCATGATACTAGAAGAGGCATTGTCGCGCTCGAATTCTCGAACTAGGTCAGGAGTCCCCGCCAAACTCATCACATCGGCTTTGAGTGTCCTGTCAGCTCTCCTCGCCATCCCGAATTATTCAAATCGTGTCTGGTTGTATATTCGTTCGACCACTAATCTCTTTGGGACGGACAGATCGCCTGGATTTGCCTCAGTTGCGCTGTCTGTCGAGCGTGCCACAGGCATATATACAATGACACTGGCACTACTTAACCTCGTGGGACAGCTGTTCCGAGAGGCTGTGATCTCAATATTGCCAGAGAACGCAAAGTTACAGCAGTTGAAAGAGGAGGTGCTGCTACGTGCTGCTCGATTCGTCCATACTGAAATTTGGGTGGAGCACATGAGTTGGAAATATGCCCAGCTTGGTGATAGATTTGAGATTGGGAGCCAGGTTGTCGCGTTGTACAACCTCGTGCTCGATCATTCCTCGCCGACGTTGGCCGAGCGCCCATTCTCTGTCCTCAGTCAGTCAATTGGCGACATTCTCTTGTTCAAAGCAACCACGTCAACCATCAACCCGATCATCTCTTCGATTTCGTCTAGTGCGCAGGTTCTGCGGATGCTGTACGGCTCACGGCGGCATGCTGACATCCGCAGGCTGTTATTCCTACTACAGGAAAGCTTGCGTCTTTGCAGATTGATTTTGACTCACAAAATCAGGTCGAGCATGGCATCTCGACCGTGCCTGCTGGAGCAGGCGCTATGCGCGCGTGTTAATGGCGGTCCACCGTCGTTCGACGCGACAAACAACCGAAACGACCCCATCGATGTGCTAGCAAACTATttgagagaaaaggaagagggTAGCACGGTGCCGTTGGAGTCGGCTAAGGTTCTCTGTGGACTCATTACatcgctttcgctttcgtaTACCTCTCCACCGACTATCATTGGACATCTTTCGAATCCCGAGGCCATCGTCACCACACTCGTTCGTATCACAGAACACCCGTATGATGAATTGGCACTTCGGAAGACTGTTTGGAATTTCATCACATTGGCTGTGGATAAGGAGCCAGCTTTAGCTACTCTCTTTGTTTCTGGGAAGTCGCGGACGCCTGGAGAGTTTAAAGAGGGTAAGGAGAAAGAGACATTGGGAAACGGAGGGgacaaaggaaagggaaaggagaaggaaagtgaagaagcaaaagaaaatgggaaggagaagaagttgGATGCGATCTGGAGGGCTGTCACAGCTCTTGATTCTGCTCGAGAGACTCTAGTGACCTGGAAAGAGCTTTGGGATACAAATGCTATGCTTCTTTCATGCGTCTTGCGGTTTTTGGATACGGTATGGCAGCATGCCCTGGAGCACAAAGCCGCTGTCGAACCACTTCGAACTGATAAATCGTTCTGGGAGCTCCTTGTCGCCATCGCTTGCGAGGAAGTTGGGCCCGTTCCGACCTACGAAACAACGGAAATGGTGATTTTAGAAGGTATTCCTCGGTCAAGTCTTCACGAGGCTGTACAAATGCACGCATACCGAACGTTGGCCAAGTCGCATGCGACGAACATCATCACTCGTGATATTGGCCTACACTTACAGTTGCACGGGTCTGATGTTCCGCGCAAAAAACCAGAAAGTTACATTCAACTGGAGACTTGCCTAAAGGATCAGGACCGTCTGACAGATATTTTGTCTGAGGCCGCCCCCAGCTCATATGCTCCGGAGTTGCATGACCAGTTGACTGAACTACTGACAGACCGCTTCGTTGGATTGACACTGGAGCAATTGGAGGTTCAGGAACCCGTGGCGGAGAGAGATTATGGAGACAATTTTGCATTCTCGTTGGACCTTCTGAGGACTCGGCTGCAAGCTTATCCTGTAGAGGTATCTATGGATGAACCAGGAGATAAAGCAGAAATGCTTTTACTATCGATCAACCTGAATTTATCCCTCGTTCATGCGGAGTCTGCATTGATCGAATCTTGGGTAACGTTGCTCAAACAAACCATTCCTTACCTCAGAGGAGACGCTGGTGTTCGCTCTCATATGTTGGCTATCGCTGCTTCGATATCCTTCGACGTCGCTGGAGAGAAGAGAGGTGGTGATATGATGGCATCCATCCATGGTGCTAGGCTCTCCCTCATTCTGGCGTTATTAGAGGTCACCTGGTTCTCGTCATCAGATAAGGCGGAGGAAATTAAAGCCTTCATGGAACTTTTTGAAAATCTTCGTGCAATTGTCCTCAACGAGTATCAATCGCCAGCGCGATCTTTCCTCTCCAATCTGCCCAATCCATTCCACCGACCTCTTTTGCAGATCATCTACTTCTGCTCCAAACAAGCTAGAATCATGCTCAAGCGGCCCAAGACAATGAACAGCGCTCAACGACTTGCCATTTCGCAAATAGTTGAAGCAATTTTGTCCTTTGTTATTGAATCTCTCCGCGTTGTCTTTATCGCTGCTCGGAGCAGGGCAGACATTGACTTGGATAGAGACATGGAACTTTTGGTTGCTGTATTCCACCAGTGCACTCGCCCTGATATTGACGCCCCTTCTGTGTTTTGGCTTTCAAAATGCCAGGAGACCGACGTTATCAAGGCCAGTTTGGAACTTTTTGTCCATATCGACCTTGTAGGTCTTTCCGATCTTCCTCTGCTGCTATCTCGAAAAGAGCCCCTTTACTCTCCTCATATACTTCTCTTCCATATGTCGCTGGTGTCGCATAGAGTGGCCGCTGAGCGATTTGCCAGCGAGGGTGTCCTATCGGCATATAGCAACAATTTCATTAGTTCTGCCATCAGCTCCGGTATGATTGATGTTGTGCTGCCTGAATTGCCTGGCCAGCGGAGTCCAGCGCATATTGCCTATTGCTCGATGATCTCAATTGTGGCTACTGTCATATCGGCTCTTGGCAGGACAAATCATTACTTTGACGCTGATGCCTGCGGATTCGTTCAACTCTATGGAGACCAAATCTCGCGGACACTTTCGTGGACGATAGGGGACCCTATAACCCTGCCACTATTAGAAGAGATTGATCAAGTCATCAACCTTTTCTATGCTATCGCCACGAGTGTACCTGCCTCTGCTAAATCAGATCCTGTGGTAGAGAAGGTTCTGCGAGTTTTCACTACTCGAGCTTTGCATTTGCTCCAGCAAGTCAATTACGCCATCACCCACCCTAATCATCTTGCTACATTGTACGAACCAGTAACCCAAGATGAACGAATTCGATTCGAGAAGGCCCAATCTCAACCAGACCCAACGAAACGGTCTTTCGTGACCAACTTAATCCATCGTTTGTACCAAATATCAACAAATCTGGTGGGAACACTGGTCACAATCAGTCGGGCTGATTCTGTTCTTTCTCGAGGAGTAGAAGATTGGCCAACCAGCGAAGCTTTGATCGTTCCG CATTCAAAAGTTGTTCTAGGAGAACCCGCGTCACTGGGCACACTCCTTGAGTTGGGCAATCGATCTCTGGATCTCTTACGGACCCTTGTTCAGCGGCCTCCTGGACAGGGTGCCACAGACCCGTCAGCTCTTCCAGGATCGTATGCTACTGCTCTTGAAGTAAAGCAAGGAGTCATTATCATCAGACAaaatcttgaagaaattttGCTATATTCAGTAACTCAGCTTGCCATGTGGCTCTCCAAACCAGGATTTGACGCTGCACCTGCTGACTCTGATATGGATGAAAATCAAGGAATGGACGTTTCTCGACCGGACGGTGGAAAGGAACGACGACCGAGGTCTATGACGATGGCCGAGCGACTGCGGAGGGGTATAACAGGGGAGATGGCAGGCGACCTTCAATCGCTCTTGACAAAATCCAAACCGATCCTAGTAGCTAGTGACACCATTATTGGTGAAAATTCGACGGACCTTACACAGGTCCTACTCAACTTCCTCCATGAACGGATAGGTGGTTCTTCATGA